The Candidatus Baltobacteraceae bacterium DNA window TATAGAGACCGCCGAGCATGAGCGCGACGATCGTCAGGGCGAGAAAGTAGTTGACCCAAAAAGACCAGGACACCGCGTTATCCTGCGTGCGCCCTTCGACTTCGCTCGCTACGCTCGCTACGCTCAGGATGACAGTATTTCATCCGGCGTGCGGGTTTAGTTCGCTAATCTTGACCGCGTATTTGTCGTCGACCACGACGACCTCACCGCGCGCGATGAGAATGTTGTTGACGTACAGGTCGATCGGTTCGGCGGAGAGCTTGTCGAGCTCGAAGACGGTACCGGACTGCAGCGAAACCACTTCGCGCAGCGGCATCACGGACTTGCCGAGTACCGCGCTGATCTGCAGCGGCACGTCGTGCACGAGATCCAGATTGGCGTGGCCGGGATGGGCGGCCCGAACCGGCGTCGGCTGCATCGGCGTAAACGCAACGTTTTGCGCGTTGGGAGGCGGTCCGGCCGGAGCCTTCTTCCGGTCCGGCGCAGGTGCAGGCGGCGGGGTTGCGGCGACGGACTCCACGGCGGCGGAAACCGGTGCCGCCGTTTCGGCTGCGGGAACGTCGCCCATTTTCGACATCGTGATCGCCGCGAAATCGATGCTGACGTGCGGCGTGAGATCGCTGCCGACGCCGATGGTCGCTTCGTACGACTCGAACGGCGGCGGCGGCAGCGCCGTCGCATCGGTGCACAGTTCGGCGTGAATACCGTCGGGGGAAACCTTCAGATCTTTGGCGAGCGCTTCGGCCATGGCGACGGCAATCTGCGATACCGTCTCCGACGCGATAGAGAGCTGCATCGGCCCCATTTCGCCGAGGCCTTCGGCTCCGCCGAGCATGATGCCGACGACGGCCTGCATGTCGGCGGTCGGAAAGCGGACGACGACCTTAGCGCCGATCGATGGAATCTCGGCGAGCGTGATGAGCTCGTCGCCGTCGGTACGAATCGATCCCTCGTGATCGTTGCGCGCCGATCCGGTCGGTGCCGCGGGCTGCTCGACCAGACGGCCGAGCACCGTACTCGCGGCAACCAGCATCGAATCGGCGAGTTGTTTCATCTCGGACATGCTCTATTCGTCCTCTTTCTCGATCGTGC harbors:
- the fliN gene encoding flagellar motor switch protein FliN, with protein sequence MSEMKQLADSMLVAASTVLGRLVEQPAAPTGSARNDHEGSIRTDGDELITLAEIPSIGAKVVVRFPTADMQAVVGIMLGGAEGLGEMGPMQLSIASETVSQIAVAMAEALAKDLKVSPDGIHAELCTDATALPPPPFESYEATIGVGSDLTPHVSIDFAAITMSKMGDVPAAETAAPVSAAVESVAATPPPAPAPDRKKAPAGPPPNAQNVAFTPMQPTPVRAAHPGHANLDLVHDVPLQISAVLGKSVMPLREVVSLQSGTVFELDKLSAEPIDLYVNNILIARGEVVVVDDKYAVKISELNPHAG